One region of Mycolicibacterium rhodesiae NBB3 genomic DNA includes:
- a CDS encoding MCE family protein: MRNRFVRNQLIVFGVLTLITLLVLGVYYLRLPSVAGIGEYSLKAELPTSGGLYRTANVTYRGATIGKVTSVEPTKTGVLATMSIDDRYKIPVNATANVHSVSAVGEQYLDLVSEGNPGKDFLPGQTITKGTVPEDIGTALDAVERGLAALPKDKIASLLDETSQAVGGLGPALHRLVDSTQSLSGEFAANTADINDIIANSAPLLNSQAASGDEIKEWIHNLSVIATQTAQKDPQLQSVLTNAAPTLDTANDVVGGVRESLPQTLANLEVVTGLLLRYRKGVEQVLVLLPQVGSVAQTTTLAFPGEARIDLGLAINQPPPCLTGFVPASQWRSPADTSIEPLPAGTYCKIPQDATANAVRGARNIPCVDVPGRTAATPQECRSGQPYVPMGTNPWYGDPNQIVSCPAPAARCDLPVRPGRVIPAPSVNTGLNPLPAGQLPGTPPPVSDPVSQPGAGTVECNGQQPNPCVYTPSGMPTSIYETQSGEITGPDGVRYSVDNSIETGDDGWKRMLAPAS; the protein is encoded by the coding sequence ATGAGGAACCGGTTCGTCCGAAACCAGCTCATCGTGTTCGGCGTTTTGACCTTGATCACGCTGCTCGTGCTGGGCGTGTACTACCTGCGCCTACCGTCCGTGGCCGGCATCGGTGAGTACTCGCTGAAAGCAGAGCTGCCGACATCAGGGGGCCTGTATCGGACGGCCAACGTGACCTATCGCGGGGCCACCATCGGCAAGGTCACGTCCGTCGAGCCGACGAAGACCGGTGTGCTCGCGACGATGAGCATCGACGATCGCTACAAAATCCCGGTCAACGCGACCGCGAACGTGCACTCCGTGTCTGCGGTTGGCGAGCAGTATCTTGATTTGGTGTCCGAAGGAAACCCGGGCAAGGACTTCCTACCGGGGCAGACCATCACCAAGGGCACGGTGCCCGAGGACATCGGAACCGCGCTGGACGCCGTGGAGCGCGGCTTAGCGGCGCTACCAAAGGACAAGATCGCATCGCTGCTGGACGAGACATCACAAGCGGTCGGAGGCCTGGGCCCGGCGTTGCACCGGCTGGTGGATTCGACGCAGTCCCTGTCGGGGGAGTTCGCGGCCAACACCGCGGACATCAACGACATCATCGCTAACTCCGCCCCGCTGCTCAACAGTCAGGCTGCCTCCGGCGATGAGATCAAGGAGTGGATCCACAACCTGAGCGTCATCGCCACGCAGACCGCGCAAAAGGATCCGCAGCTCCAAAGCGTGCTGACTAACGCCGCCCCAACGCTGGACACCGCCAACGATGTGGTGGGCGGCGTACGGGAGTCGCTACCGCAGACGCTGGCGAACCTCGAGGTCGTCACCGGCCTGCTGCTGCGCTACCGCAAAGGCGTCGAGCAGGTACTGGTGTTGTTGCCTCAGGTCGGTTCGGTAGCACAAACCACCACGTTGGCGTTTCCGGGCGAGGCCCGCATCGACCTCGGGCTGGCCATCAATCAGCCGCCGCCCTGCCTGACCGGCTTCGTCCCCGCGTCGCAGTGGCGGTCCCCGGCCGACACCAGCATCGAACCGCTGCCGGCCGGGACCTACTGCAAGATTCCCCAGGATGCTACTGCCAACGCGGTGCGCGGAGCGCGCAACATTCCGTGCGTCGACGTTCCCGGTCGAACGGCGGCGACGCCGCAGGAATGCCGCAGCGGCCAGCCGTACGTACCCATGGGCACCAATCCGTGGTACGGCGACCCGAACCAGATCGTTAGCTGCCCCGCGCCCGCGGCGCGCTGCGACCTGCCGGTGCGACCGGGGCGGGTGATCCCCGCGCCGTCGGTCAACACAGGGTTAAACCCGCTGCCGGCCGGCCAGTTGCCGGGCACGCCGCCACCAGTCAGCGACCCGGTGTCGCAGCCGGGTGCAGGGACCGTCGAGTGCAACGGGCAGCAGCCCAACCCATGCGTCTACACCCCAAGCGGCATGCCGACGTCGATATACGAAACTCAATCCGGCGAGATCACCGGACCCGACGGCGTGAGGTACTCCGTCGACAACTCAATCGAAACAGGAGACGACGGATGGAAGAGAATGCTGGCGCCAGCCAGCTGA
- a CDS encoding RDD family protein — protein MTVAEAESATTHESAEKNSAPLASWGARGGALALDILPGAALFATAALVALSVPSRDAWWWACVTTGALAMLLTVFNRLVMPTVSGQTLGRAVFGITVVRRNDAAVGAWSLLLRDLAHLLDTAPALVGWLWPLWDSRRRTFADHLLRTESRLLESRWPDRKLRRFAAALVLSVAVLCGAGASVSFLVVRQHDRSIADARAQIAQRGPHMVEQILSYHPDTIHDDFDQARSVATDNYRAQLTAQQEAIQKAGAVRNEYWVTDSSVLSATTDRATMLVFLQGQRGAPPDQRYITATVRVTFVDSGSTGWRVDDLAVVTKPQPPQARP, from the coding sequence GTGACCGTAGCCGAAGCCGAATCGGCGACAACGCACGAGAGCGCCGAGAAGAACTCGGCCCCACTGGCCTCGTGGGGCGCGCGCGGCGGGGCGCTCGCCCTCGACATCCTGCCCGGTGCTGCGCTGTTCGCGACGGCGGCTCTCGTCGCGTTGTCGGTTCCGTCGCGCGATGCGTGGTGGTGGGCGTGCGTCACAACTGGCGCGCTCGCCATGCTGCTGACGGTATTCAACCGGCTGGTGATGCCAACCGTCAGCGGACAAACCCTCGGACGGGCGGTTTTCGGCATCACGGTCGTGCGTCGGAACGACGCGGCGGTCGGGGCGTGGTCGCTGCTGCTCCGAGATCTGGCGCACCTCCTCGACACCGCCCCGGCGCTCGTCGGCTGGCTCTGGCCGTTATGGGACTCGCGTCGGCGCACCTTCGCCGACCACCTGCTGCGCACGGAGTCTCGTCTGCTCGAGTCGCGGTGGCCGGATCGCAAGCTGCGGCGGTTTGCTGCCGCGCTGGTATTGAGCGTCGCAGTGCTGTGCGGCGCCGGCGCTTCCGTCAGTTTTCTTGTTGTGCGCCAACATGACCGATCGATTGCCGATGCCCGCGCACAAATCGCGCAGCGGGGACCGCATATGGTCGAACAGATCTTGAGCTATCACCCCGATACCATCCACGACGATTTCGACCAGGCGCGATCCGTGGCGACCGACAATTACCGTGCCCAACTGACCGCCCAGCAGGAGGCGATCCAGAAGGCCGGTGCGGTGCGCAACGAGTACTGGGTGACCGACAGTTCGGTGCTCAGCGCCACCACAGATCGTGCGACGATGCTTGTGTTCCTGCAGGGTCAGCGGGGCGCGCCGCCCGATCAGCGCTACATCACCGCTACCGTGCGGGTGACGTTTGTCGACTCGGGATCGACGGGATGGCGTGTCGACGATCTTGCCGTCGTCACCAAACCGCAGCCTCCCCAGGCGCGACCATGA
- a CDS encoding mammalian cell entry protein, translating to MSPRRKIKDSGQEPFVCATRPRPPRRWGLPLAAIIAAAVTVAAITLCALVLISHEKQSRATIKDVAALGYVRSFMTEFTSPDPFRANDYAERILAQVTGEFAEQYRQNQNAILVGVAQSEPTTGTVLDAGISRWNDDGSVDVLVVTKFTSKSPDGKLQLERASRWVVTAQQEGERWKISSLTPII from the coding sequence ATGAGTCCACGACGAAAGATCAAGGACAGCGGGCAGGAGCCTTTCGTTTGCGCGACGCGGCCCCGACCGCCGCGGCGTTGGGGACTGCCACTGGCCGCAATAATTGCGGCGGCGGTGACGGTGGCGGCGATAACGCTATGCGCCCTGGTGCTGATTTCCCATGAAAAGCAATCGCGCGCGACCATCAAGGATGTAGCGGCGCTCGGCTACGTTCGGTCTTTCATGACGGAATTCACTTCACCGGATCCATTCCGCGCCAACGATTACGCGGAGCGGATATTGGCTCAGGTGACGGGCGAGTTCGCCGAGCAGTACCGCCAGAACCAGAACGCGATCCTGGTCGGGGTAGCTCAATCCGAACCGACCACCGGTACCGTCCTCGACGCCGGCATCTCACGATGGAACGACGATGGCAGCGTCGACGTGCTGGTGGTCACGAAATTCACCTCGAAATCTCCGGACGGCAAACTACAGCTGGAACGAGCAAGCCGGTGGGTTGTCACAGCCCAGCAGGAAGGAGAACGGTGGAAAATCAGCAGCCTGACCCCGATAATCTGA